From Aptenodytes patagonicus chromosome 1, bAptPat1.pri.cur, whole genome shotgun sequence, one genomic window encodes:
- the LOC143155825 gene encoding killer cell lectin-like receptor subfamily G member 1, whose product MNDSHPRCPEQWIAYRGSCYSFSKDKKDWHSSQESCWAQGAHLLVISDTSEMDLFKSIQTGCFWIGLRNSTGSGWIWEDGSILNGTKVLSNSLVQHCVVLMKDHFQASSCEFPAPWICEKSLRCWVFRSLRVSWPFLHS is encoded by the exons ATGA ATGACTCCCACCCACGCTGCCCTGAGCAGTGGATAGCCTACAGAGGGAGCTGCTACTCCTTCTCCAAGGATAAGAAGGACTGGCATTCCAGCCAGGAATCCTGCTGGGCACAGGGAGCTCATCTCCTGGTGATCAGCGATACCAGCGAAATG GACCTGTTCAAGAGTATTCAAACAGGATGTTTCTGGATTGGACTGAGGAACAGCACAGGCTCTGGCTGGATTTGGGAAGACGGCTCTATACTCAATGGCACCAA GGTCCTCTCTAACAGCCTTGTGCAACACTGTGTTGTCCTGATGAAAGATCACTTTCAGGCCTCCAGCTGTGAATTTCCTGCTCCATGGATCTGTGAGAAATCTCTTAG ATGCTGGGTCTTCAGATCTCTGAGGGTGAGCTGGCCATTCCTCCATTCCTGA